The genome window GGGACGGACTACCCCTTCGACATGGGCTACCTAGGAGCGGCACGGGAAATTCCGGGCCTCGCAGACCTTTCAGAAAGCGATCAAGAGAAAATTCTTTGCGGAAACGCTCAGAAACTCTACAAGCTCTAAGGAAAGAACGGCGCGCCAATATCTGCCCGAAGTTATTTATTATTTTTTATGTGCTTCGCGAATGCACTTAAAACTACATGCCCTAAATTTATGCTGGGCCCGATAGCAAACCGTTGAGGAGGTCCACCACCCGCTCTCCAAGCTGCACATCGGTGATTTTCGATTTCGTCAAGAATAGGGTGCTCCCCACCGAGACTCTGCGCCGCTGCTCCCCGGTCAATTCAGACGCCGAAAAAACGATTATCGGCACCCCAGACTTTTCTATTTCCTCCCGGAGCGCGTCAATCACATAAAAACCGTCGCCATCGTCCATCACGATATCGAGAATAATGAGGTCCGGCATTTTTTCCCGGCACATTTGAACGGCCAGCCGCCCGCTTGTTGCTGTACGTACCAATGTGCCCAAATTTCCGATCTGGCGCGAAAGAACGGTGAGCAACTGCTCATCGTCGTCCACGACAAGAACATCGGGCGAATTCTCCCCCCCGATGAAATCTCTCAGGCCGCGCATGAGTTTTTCCACATCTATTGGTTTGGTGAGCCAGTCGATAATAACGGGGCCGGCTACTCCGGGCTCATCGGAAGGTTCATCCCCGCTGACGATGATGACCGGCAAATCGGCGGTCTCGGGCGCCGCCCTAAGCCGCCCCTCAAGCTCAATCCCGCTCATTCCCGGCAGATGCACATCGAGCAAAAGGAGCGACACATCGTTATTCTTCAGGTACTCGAGCGCTTCTTCCGCCGAGGAGGCAGTGGCAGTGGCGTATTCCTCTTGTTCAATAATTGTCCGTACATACCGGACAAAATCCGGATCATCATCGCAAATAAGAACCGGTGGGCGGGACTTCCCGCCGCCCGCACCAAGCGCCGAGGAAACGGCTTCTTTTATTTCGGACCCCTGAAGGGTGAAATGAAAAACGCTTCCCTTGCCCATCTCGCTTTCGGCCCATATTTTCCCGCCATGTTGTTCGATAATGGCCCTTGAGATGGGTAGTCCGAGGCCGGTCCCCCCTTTTTCGCGTGTGTCAGATGAATCCACTTGCTTGAATTTATCAAAAATCATCCCGACCATATCGGCGGGAATTCCCCTTCCATGGTCGCTGACACTCACCTTGACCCGCCCGCCTTCCCGTCGAGCCGCGACAGATACCGTTTCTCCTGGGTCCGAGAATTTAATGGCGTTCGACAGCAGATTTGTCAGAACCTGAACAATGGTATCCCCGTCTGCCATGACTTCGACCGTCTCAACGTCAGCCTCAATAGTAACGCCATTATCAGAAGCCAACCCTTGCATCTCTTCCAACGAGCGGGTGACGAGTTTCCTCACAGACACCCTCGCCATTCGTAGCTCCATGGTTCCCGACTCGATTTTCTCCAGGTCAAGAATGTCGTTGATGAGGCGAATGAGGCGCTCGGAATTGTTAACGGCGATATCAAGCAGCTGCATCCCCTCGGGTTTCATGTCGCCCGCCACGCCGCCTTGAAGCAGGCCCAGCGAGCCCCGGAGCGAGGTGAGGGGGGTGCGGATTTCATGAGACACCACCGAAATGAACTCGCTCTTCATCCGGTCGATCTCGTGGCGCTCGGTGATATCCCGGATGAGGCCGCTGAAGTAGCGCTTGCCTTCGATAAAGTTTTCGCCGATGGAAAGCTCCATCGGAAATTTCTCTCCGTTCTTTCTCAAACCCTCCACGGCTCGGATCAAACCGATGGAGCGCTTTTCCCCGGTTCGGAAATAATTCTGGAGATATCCGTCATGCTCTTCATAGTAGGGAGAGGGCATCAACATGTTGACGTTTTTCCCGATCACCTCGCTCCCGGCATAGCCGAACATCTGCTCGGCGGCGCTGTTGAACAGACCGATGCGCCCCTGCTCATCAATGGTGATGAACGCGTCCATCGCCGACTCGAAAAGCGAGCGAAAGCGCAATTCACTCTCGCGCAAAATGCGCTCCGTGGCCTGCCGCTTTTCGGCATCCGAGTAGACGGTGAGAAATTTCGAAAACATCCCGACAAGCCCCACGAACAAGAACATCAACACACCGGTGGATACAACGATGATTTTTTGGGCGAGATAGAGGATGGAATACGCCCCCGAGGCATCCTCTTCAACGGCGATGCCGATTCCGTGATCCCCGTCCCAGAGCCAGGCGCCGACCACGGGAACGCCCCGGTAATCGCGATACGGCTCAAGGCCGACACCCGCCTTGCCCGTCACGGCGTGTTTCGCCATCCAGGTTAGGGGTCGGCTCTTCTTCGGGGTGGCGCCCTT of Nitrospinaceae bacterium contains these proteins:
- a CDS encoding response regulator — encoded protein: MFLRRGLLFFVAIFVVVLLGAASWWVQVRVKTRIQVRTGKTLSSVLAATNQGFHTWVGEQQSAALVWAGTPEVRRLTGELLLFQNAPDSLKNSPAQAVLRAWYEPIAKVRGYRGFFVIAPGNINLASSRDTNIGENSLLAEQEEFLLKILLGRTALSHPQPSEVPLQDSKGNFVAGLPTMFVGAPIKNERGDVIAALAFRVDPLVDFAEIFKRGRIASTGEAYAFDEKGRLLSESRFDPQLSSVGIIPPGVSSIFNVEIRDPGVNLIAGEKGATPKKSRPLTWMAKHAVTGKAGVGLEPYRDYRGVPVVGAWLWDGDHGIGIAVEEDASGAYSILYLAQKIIVVSTGVLMFLFVGLVGMFSKFLTVYSDAEKRQATERILRESELRFRSLFESAMDAFITIDEQGRIGLFNSAAEQMFGYAGSEVIGKNVNMLMPSPYYEEHDGYLQNYFRTGEKRSIGLIRAVEGLRKNGEKFPMELSIGENFIEGKRYFSGLIRDITERHEIDRMKSEFISVVSHEIRTPLTSLRGSLGLLQGGVAGDMKPEGMQLLDIAVNNSERLIRLINDILDLEKIESGTMELRMARVSVRKLVTRSLEEMQGLASDNGVTIEADVETVEVMADGDTIVQVLTNLLSNAIKFSDPGETVSVAARREGGRVKVSVSDHGRGIPADMVGMIFDKFKQVDSSDTREKGGTGLGLPISRAIIEQHGGKIWAESEMGKGSVFHFTLQGSEIKEAVSSALGAGGGKSRPPVLICDDDPDFVRYVRTIIEQEEYATATASSAEEALEYLKNNDVSLLLLDVHLPGMSGIELEGRLRAAPETADLPVIIVSGDEPSDEPGVAGPVIIDWLTKPIDVEKLMRGLRDFIGGENSPDVLVVDDDEQLLTVLSRQIGNLGTLVRTATSGRLAVQMCREKMPDLIILDIVMDDGDGFYVIDALREEIEKSGVPIIVFSASELTGEQRRRVSVGSTLFLTKSKITDVQLGERVVDLLNGLLSGPA